The proteins below come from a single Gimesia alba genomic window:
- a CDS encoding cysteine peptidase family C39 domain-containing protein, with translation MIAVVASTPRITDSSERITQAQAKKEQYACGARAAFVLTRMLGRDASYETALKYAPPSEQGASLEDVRNALLAHGVQCAVLRLQLTDLSSVPYPFILHVNHRGGLDVGHFYLLTGVDKVGLHTYDPVTSLKRHWPWRSVVDVWSGYAIVPTRTTTGNDQTILSYLLGIHLLVVAFVVVALRWNIKSGLIYLTGRRSFVTSSIILIVGLLPPVDTAAEEPLRSNLNDGANAAALLAGIYGVEIPPGEAAETAPVDSLKGIQLRLEDKGVSTSIRLLSYPELVSCARPCVVPLRFDNTEKTSFCVFVQSSDADVHLVEAGPLLVRTMSIDDFRRYWTGYAVFGKVPESHYGDLCGWALFGFGLPLSGYLIIIYGRQLLDRRLLPVRDL, from the coding sequence GTGATTGCAGTTGTTGCATCAACGCCCCGGATCACTGATTCCAGCGAACGGATAACTCAAGCTCAGGCGAAGAAAGAGCAATATGCTTGCGGTGCCCGCGCCGCCTTTGTTCTAACTAGAATGCTCGGACGGGATGCGTCATACGAGACCGCACTCAAATACGCCCCGCCCTCGGAACAGGGAGCTTCTCTGGAGGATGTGAGAAATGCATTACTTGCGCACGGAGTACAATGTGCCGTCCTTCGGCTGCAGCTTACAGATCTGTCATCGGTACCTTATCCGTTCATTTTGCATGTGAACCATAGAGGTGGCCTTGATGTCGGTCATTTTTACCTACTGACAGGAGTCGACAAAGTTGGCCTGCATACGTACGACCCGGTGACGAGCCTGAAGCGGCATTGGCCGTGGCGAAGCGTTGTGGATGTGTGGAGTGGATACGCAATCGTGCCTACGCGAACGACTACGGGGAATGACCAAACGATCTTGTCTTATTTGCTCGGTATCCATCTGCTCGTGGTCGCTTTTGTTGTTGTGGCGCTCCGGTGGAACATCAAGTCCGGGCTAATATATCTGACTGGAAGGCGGAGTTTCGTCACATCCTCCATCATACTCATTGTTGGACTATTGCCCCCAGTTGACACTGCCGCGGAAGAACCCTTAAGATCAAATCTGAACGATGGAGCGAATGCGGCAGCCCTTCTCGCTGGAATCTACGGCGTTGAGATACCGCCCGGTGAGGCGGCAGAGACCGCCCCTGTTGATTCACTCAAAGGGATTCAATTGCGACTTGAGGACAAGGGCGTGTCTACCAGTATTCGGCTTCTTAGCTATCCAGAACTGGTTTCATGTGCTCGCCCCTGCGTCGTGCCATTAAGATTTGATAACACGGAAAAGACATCGTTTTGCGTTTTTGTCCAATCAAGCGATGCCGACGTTCATCTCGTCGAAGCTGGCCCGTTGTTAGTGCGAACAATGTCCATTGATGATTTTCGAAGATACTGGACTGGATATGCCGTTTTCGGCAAGGTTCCTGAAAGTCATTATGGAGATTTGTGCGGCTGGGCCCTGTTTGGTTTTGGCCTGCCGCTTTCCGGTTACTTGATCATTATCTATGGGCGACAGTTGCTTGACCGTCGTCTTTTGCCAGTAAGAGACCTGTAA
- a CDS encoding FHA domain-containing protein: MLGELNPCGGGDPIPLLSEVLLIGRRSRCDITLQFPNVSSHHCQLEFLKGYWRVRDMNSRNGIKVNGERCDMKWLLPGDKLSIAKHEFEINYTPQSDEPPPEEENPFEMSLMEKAGLVKPEKRPSRPMAPPAKKPKEIVLPKDESTMTDEELGLKFLIDMDNDEDSSS, translated from the coding sequence ATGTTAGGTGAACTCAACCCTTGTGGAGGCGGCGACCCGATTCCGCTGCTTTCCGAGGTTTTACTGATCGGCCGCCGCAGTCGGTGTGATATTACATTGCAATTTCCCAATGTCTCATCGCATCATTGCCAGCTGGAGTTTCTGAAAGGTTACTGGCGTGTGCGCGATATGAACAGCCGCAACGGGATCAAAGTCAACGGCGAGCGGTGTGATATGAAGTGGTTGCTCCCCGGAGACAAGCTATCGATTGCCAAGCACGAGTTTGAAATCAACTATACTCCTCAGTCCGATGAGCCGCCACCGGAAGAAGAAAATCCATTTGAGATGAGTCTGATGGAGAAGGCGGGGCTGGTGAAACCAGAGAAACGTCCATCACGTCCGATGGCACCCCCTGCCAAGAAACCGAAAGAGATTGTTCTGCCTAAAGATGAATCGACAATGACCGATGAAGAATTGGGTTTGAAATTTTTGATTGATATGGACAATGATGAGGATAGTTCATCATGA
- a CDS encoding trypsin-like peptidase domain-containing protein, which produces MRVHSFTFRLTFCWGLLLISTLTCFTAEWVHADDTKHFVTDEKANSISAAMESSLGGLPKLYESVSESIVRVERTGSDVTGVIVSTEGHIVVGNGFALVNGIGSNDVKVHLRDGRTVTATASGWSLEWRLAVLKIKEEGPWPAIKLGTTKNLKAGAPCLVIGYAPRGDTNFDSSPTARFGFIDRSVPTRWFTTTCFSGSFERPAVVGMDGRLLGINTCEVDTQNYATTVDVVAAHRDDLFAGKSLDWVRFPPAPDSIYRTGVGEHPELLRMRKTDDVLGKAKPPTRMSDSQLSKVRQIAKQTTVRLVSKDQLTYDGEADDRWSGVIVSEDGYILTCGHACQLPGDQFTVRLSDGRDAEGVALGSNPITDIGLVKITTPGSWPFAEIAASSTLKPGDPLVVAGYPALDTQGNWTTERLPQIDTTAVKHPLYLLWYRELNNRLDYFGQGGMSGGGVFNEQGCYVAVYNGSGHTRSELARLQWDDLQRIESIDTAIGLPHPLKKRFVAPRKAVAQSVVELLVDSKLVSIGTIVDADGWILTKASVLDGKVSCRLPDQSVVIAEKRAESQEHDLALLKVDVGDLAAAAFSDKEPPTMTQLLCAVGPRQILKPGIVSVETRAIPPEPRWKGDATEDTPDGVMISRLTDLSTIGTKFQRGDIIVSINGHSTPNVATLSQVLETSLAGYYTGDLVSVALRRKGAPLNVLTTLPPATGLVYWMMGEHATPRRSGFATVFDTDIALCQRQVGGPVIDVEGRIRGIAIASRGRDETRRGPTSVLPSHIVKRVTRQLMAEATSK; this is translated from the coding sequence ATGAGAGTTCATAGCTTTACTTTTCGACTTACATTCTGTTGGGGACTCCTTCTGATCTCTACGCTAACCTGCTTCACTGCGGAGTGGGTACACGCTGATGATACAAAACACTTCGTCACAGACGAAAAAGCGAACTCGATCTCTGCCGCGATGGAGTCGTCTTTAGGAGGCCTGCCGAAACTCTACGAGTCAGTCAGCGAGTCGATCGTGCGAGTCGAAAGGACGGGCTCAGACGTGACCGGAGTCATTGTATCAACGGAAGGGCACATCGTAGTCGGGAACGGTTTCGCGTTGGTGAATGGTATCGGTTCGAATGACGTAAAAGTCCATTTGCGCGATGGCCGAACCGTCACCGCGACGGCCTCTGGTTGGTCGCTTGAATGGAGACTCGCCGTTCTGAAGATCAAGGAAGAGGGCCCGTGGCCGGCGATCAAACTGGGAACAACAAAAAACTTGAAAGCCGGAGCGCCTTGTCTGGTGATCGGCTACGCACCGCGCGGCGACACGAATTTCGATTCGTCGCCGACGGCAAGGTTTGGGTTCATTGACCGTAGTGTACCAACTCGCTGGTTCACAACAACGTGTTTTTCGGGATCTTTCGAGCGCCCGGCAGTCGTTGGCATGGATGGCCGCTTACTCGGAATTAACACCTGCGAAGTGGATACACAGAACTACGCGACCACTGTCGATGTAGTTGCCGCCCATCGCGATGACCTGTTTGCGGGAAAGAGCCTCGATTGGGTGCGGTTTCCGCCCGCTCCCGATTCGATCTACCGCACTGGTGTCGGCGAACACCCTGAGCTGCTGAGAATGAGGAAGACGGATGATGTCCTGGGCAAAGCAAAGCCGCCGACGCGCATGAGCGATTCCCAGTTGTCAAAGGTCAGGCAGATTGCGAAGCAAACAACGGTGCGACTGGTCTCGAAAGATCAACTTACCTACGACGGAGAAGCGGATGACCGCTGGAGCGGCGTCATTGTTTCGGAGGACGGCTACATCCTGACTTGTGGTCACGCCTGTCAGTTGCCGGGGGACCAGTTCACGGTTCGTCTGTCGGACGGACGCGATGCTGAGGGAGTCGCGCTGGGCAGTAATCCGATCACGGATATCGGTCTTGTGAAGATCACAACACCGGGTTCGTGGCCATTCGCAGAGATTGCCGCGTCGTCGACATTGAAACCGGGCGATCCGCTCGTCGTCGCCGGGTATCCGGCCTTGGATACGCAGGGGAACTGGACCACAGAACGATTACCGCAGATTGACACCACGGCTGTGAAACACCCGCTGTACCTGTTGTGGTACCGAGAACTCAACAACCGACTCGATTATTTCGGTCAAGGTGGAATGTCGGGAGGGGGCGTGTTCAACGAACAGGGTTGCTATGTCGCTGTCTACAACGGATCAGGGCACACCCGTTCCGAACTCGCCAGGCTGCAATGGGATGACTTGCAGCGAATTGAGTCGATCGACACCGCGATTGGATTGCCACATCCTCTGAAAAAACGTTTCGTCGCGCCGCGGAAGGCGGTTGCTCAATCGGTTGTGGAACTCCTGGTTGATTCCAAACTGGTCAGCATTGGAACCATCGTTGATGCTGACGGATGGATTCTTACCAAGGCGAGCGTTCTGGACGGAAAGGTGAGTTGCCGATTGCCCGACCAATCTGTCGTCATCGCTGAAAAACGGGCAGAGTCACAAGAGCATGACCTTGCCTTGTTGAAGGTCGACGTTGGCGACCTTGCTGCGGCCGCGTTTTCCGACAAAGAGCCGCCAACCATGACACAACTTCTGTGTGCAGTTGGTCCACGTCAAATTCTCAAGCCGGGAATCGTGTCGGTCGAAACGCGCGCGATTCCACCCGAACCTCGTTGGAAGGGTGACGCCACAGAAGATACACCAGACGGAGTGATGATATCCCGTTTGACTGACCTGAGTACAATCGGGACGAAGTTCCAACGCGGTGACATCATCGTCTCCATCAACGGTCATTCGACTCCCAATGTTGCCACGTTGAGTCAAGTTTTAGAAACAAGCCTCGCTGGATATTACACAGGTGACTTGGTTTCGGTCGCACTTCGTCGCAAGGGGGCACCCCTGAATGTTCTGACAACTCTACCGCCCGCCACCGGCTTGGTTTATTGGATGATGGGCGAGCACGCGACACCGAGACGATCCGGTTTCGCTACGGTCTTTGATACCGATATCGCACTTTGCCAGCGACAAGTGGGCGGCCCCGTGATTGACGTTGAAGGCCGCATCCGCGGCATCGCTATCGCCAGTCGAGGCCGCGACGAAACACGGCGTGGCCCGACGTCCGTCCTGCCGAGTCACATCGTCAAACGCGTGACAAGGCAACTCATGGCTGAGGCAACTTCCAAATAA
- a CDS encoding DUF1559 domain-containing protein — MAFQQNKTSRGGFTLIELLVVISIIAILVALILPAVQQAREAARKTQCRNHLKQLALALHSYHDSHQVFPPGGVAIDPANHVVICASGIGFGAIDVWAEASAGAGKQGTSWMLHILPYIDQANRYNQWDFTKSVSDNAAVAERNIPIFYCPSRRNGIRNNDIAIMFQNWSAGGNDYGGCVGGCNGWHDCGAHESWIVPDGNRPAGPCKGIFQVNSNIRMAHITDGTSNTFMLGELQRLNEGTDNTTSRDGWAVGAVSVMFSSCSNGTECDGPNGAHFEDMGSEHVGGAFVALADGSVHFISNSINQTILRYLGSIAGDGPSNFTQ, encoded by the coding sequence TTGGCGTTTCAGCAGAATAAAACGAGCCGTGGTGGTTTTACCCTGATCGAATTATTAGTGGTGATCAGTATTATTGCGATTTTAGTTGCTCTCATTCTGCCAGCTGTACAGCAGGCCCGGGAAGCCGCCCGCAAAACTCAGTGTCGCAATCATCTCAAGCAGCTGGCACTCGCTTTACACAGTTACCATGACTCACATCAGGTCTTTCCACCCGGTGGGGTTGCCATTGATCCTGCGAATCACGTTGTGATTTGCGCTTCCGGAATCGGCTTTGGTGCCATTGATGTCTGGGCAGAAGCTTCCGCAGGCGCGGGAAAGCAGGGGACCAGTTGGATGCTGCATATTCTGCCCTATATCGATCAAGCCAATCGCTACAATCAATGGGATTTTACGAAGAGTGTTTCCGATAATGCCGCAGTTGCAGAACGGAATATTCCGATCTTCTATTGTCCTTCCCGGCGAAACGGAATCAGGAACAATGATATTGCGATCATGTTTCAGAACTGGAGCGCTGGCGGCAATGACTACGGAGGCTGTGTCGGCGGATGCAATGGCTGGCATGACTGTGGAGCTCACGAGAGCTGGATTGTACCAGATGGCAATCGCCCGGCCGGGCCGTGCAAAGGCATCTTTCAGGTCAACTCAAACATTCGGATGGCTCATATCACAGATGGAACCAGTAATACATTTATGCTGGGAGAACTGCAGCGTCTCAACGAAGGGACAGACAATACAACGAGCCGTGATGGCTGGGCAGTAGGCGCTGTCTCTGTCATGTTTTCCAGTTGCAGTAACGGAACCGAGTGTGATGGGCCGAACGGGGCTCACTTTGAAGATATGGGGAGCGAGCATGTGGGTGGTGCCTTTGTTGCACTGGCTGATGGGTCTGTGCATTTCATTAGCAATTCGATTAACCAGACGATACTAAGATATCTTGGCAGCATTGCCGGCGATGGCCCCTCAAACTTTACTCAATAA
- a CDS encoding EF-hand domain-containing protein: MKSSVSISLMFFLLSSVPCFSADPAKKEKQPKKTQRELVFERMDTDHDGLMDISEYLAGSIGKVADTKDKEFTKWDLDKDRRLTFEEFRKRGFVPSKNHKPNHKLEFKRRDRNRDQKLSLQEFMLKVPQDALRWRRMLFFRSDLNEDLSLTFEEYIDRGAGRLLSPQFLFFQRDFNDNEALSAEEFLFGIKPPERIQQAQTLFALHDYNSDGVLSFKEYRVTPYARPDLQAHFAGRDQDDNNKLDVRELTLFYPPRASNWMSKSFRQFDTNNDQFLDWEEYQARDLELKRRHKLANSWSMEEWFTGSILIVDGLLVFAFVFWLGKRRQKASAKTSKAFVASSQSGATKA, from the coding sequence ATGAAATCAAGCGTTTCAATTTCATTAATGTTCTTCTTATTGTCGTCGGTTCCATGTTTTAGCGCAGATCCTGCGAAAAAAGAAAAGCAGCCCAAAAAAACGCAGCGCGAGCTTGTCTTTGAAAGAATGGACACAGATCACGACGGTCTGATGGACATTTCCGAGTATCTGGCAGGCAGCATTGGTAAGGTTGCTGATACCAAGGACAAAGAATTTACCAAGTGGGATCTTGATAAAGATCGCCGACTCACTTTTGAGGAATTTCGCAAGCGTGGTTTCGTGCCTTCCAAGAATCATAAGCCAAATCATAAACTCGAATTCAAACGGCGTGATCGGAATCGGGACCAGAAGCTGAGTCTGCAGGAGTTTATGCTCAAAGTCCCTCAAGATGCACTACGATGGCGACGCATGTTGTTTTTCCGGTCCGATTTGAATGAAGATCTCTCATTAACATTTGAGGAATATATCGATCGTGGAGCAGGGCGGTTGCTAAGCCCTCAATTCCTGTTTTTTCAACGGGATTTTAATGATAACGAGGCGCTTTCTGCGGAGGAATTTCTATTTGGCATTAAACCACCGGAGCGAATTCAGCAAGCCCAGACGCTGTTTGCTTTGCACGATTACAATAGTGATGGAGTGCTCTCTTTTAAAGAATACCGCGTGACTCCTTATGCACGGCCTGACTTACAGGCTCATTTTGCGGGCCGTGACCAGGATGACAACAATAAGCTTGATGTGCGTGAGTTAACGTTATTTTATCCACCGCGTGCTTCGAACTGGATGTCAAAAAGTTTTCGCCAATTTGACACAAACAACGATCAGTTTTTGGATTGGGAAGAGTACCAGGCGCGTGATCTCGAATTGAAACGCCGCCACAAGCTAGCAAATTCCTGGTCGATGGAAGAATGGTTTACGGGGAGTATTCTCATCGTCGATGGACTGCTTGTGTTTGCTTTTGTTTTCTGGCTGGGGAAGCGCCGACAGAAAGCTTCTGCTAAGACATCGAAAGCTTTCGTTGCTTCCAGTCAGTCTGGAGCAACAAAGGCTTGA